One Vigna unguiculata cultivar IT97K-499-35 chromosome 7, ASM411807v1, whole genome shotgun sequence genomic region harbors:
- the LOC114190934 gene encoding allene oxide synthase 3-like, protein MALSSEPSSSLLKPIPGSYGIPILGAIRDRHDFLYHQGRDKFFATRIQKYHSTVIRTNMPPGPFVSSDPRVIALLDGVSFPILFDNNKVEKLNVFEGTFMPSTAFTGGHRVCAYLDTRESKHALLKRFFLNALAARKDAVVPLFRNCLHESFCEIEDQLNKNHEADFNTVFNNASFNFLFRLLCDNKDPSHTILGSKGPKLISTWLLFQLAPLGTLGLPKIFNYVEDFLIRTFPLPAFFTKSNYQKLYEAFRTSATTVLDEAEKVGLRRDEACHNVVFMACFNSYGGLKNQFPMLMKWVGLGGEKHHADLRSEIRRVVKEEGGVSVGALEKMSLLKSVVYETMRIEPLVPYQYGRAREDLVVQSHDASFKVKKGEMLFGYQPFATKDSRIFEDAEVFVPGRFVGEGEKMLAHVFWSNGRETEEPTPADKQCPGKNLVVLLCRLFLAELFLRYDTFEFEFKESGFGPSITITSLTKASTF, encoded by the exons ATGGCATTGTCCTCAGAGCCATCATCATCATTACTGAAACCAATCCCAGGCAGCTATGGGATCCCCATCTTGGGAGCCATACGCGACAGACACGACTTCCTCTACCACCAAGGAAGGGACAAGTTCTTCGCCACAAGAATCCAAAAGTACCACTCCACCGTCATTCGAACCAACATGCCACCGGGTCCCTTCGTCTCCTCCGACCCTAGAGTCATAGCGCTCTTAGACGGCGTCTCCTTCCCGATCCTATTCGACAACAACAAGGTGGAGAAGCTCAACGTCTTCGAGGGTACCTTCATGCCTTCCACCGCCTTCACCGGTGGCCACCGCGTCTGCGCCTACCTCGACACTCGAGAATCCAAGCACGCCCTCCTCAAGCGCTTCTTCCTAAACGCTCTCGCCGCGCGGAAAGACGCCGTTGTGCCTCTTTTCCGCAACTGCCTCCACGAGTCCTTTTGTGAGATAGAGGACCAGTTGAACAAAAACCATGAGGCCGACTTCAACACTGTCTTCAACAATGCCTCCTTCAACTTCTTGTTCCGGTTGCTCTGTGATAACAAGGACCCTTCACACACCATCCTCGGTTCTAAG GGACCGAAGCTGATCAGCACGTGGCTGCTTTTCCAGTTGGCGCCACTTGGGACTCTTGGTCTTCCGAAAATCTTCAACTACGTAGAAGACTTCTTGATTCGCACGTTTCCCCTCCCTGCGTTCTTCACCAAATCCAACTACCAAAAGCTCTACGAGGCCTTCAGAACCTCCGCGACGACAGTGTTAGACGAGGCAGAAAAAGTTGGGCTCAGGCGAGACGAAGCGTGCCACAACGTGGTTTTCATGGCGTGCTTCAACTCCTACGGCGGCTTGAAGAACCAGTTCCCGATGCTGATGAAGTGGGTGGGATTGGGCGGAGAGAAGCATCACGCGGATCTCAGGAGCGAGATAAGGCGCGTGGTGAAGGAGGAGGGTGGGGTCAGTGTGGGGGCGTTGGAGAAGATGAGTCTGTTGAAATCGGTGGTTTACGAGACGATGAGAATAGAGCCTCTGGTACCCTATCAGTACGGGAGAGCGAGAGAGGACTTGGTGGTGCAGAGCCACGATGCGTCGTTTAAGGTGAAGAAGGGGGAAATGTTGTTCGGGTATCAACCTTTTGCGACCAAGGATTCCAGAATCTTCGAGGATGCTGAGGTGTTCGTGCCGGGGAGGTTTGTGGGGGAGGGTGAGAAGATGTTGGCGCACGTGTTTTGGTCGAACGGTCGAGAAACGGAGGAACCAACCCCCGCTGATAAACAGTGTCCAGGGAAGAATCTGGTGGTACTGCTCTGTAGGTTGTTTCTGGCAGAGTTGTTCCTACGTTATGATACCTTTGAATTCGAATTTAAGGAATCTGGTTTTGGTCCCAGTATTACCATCACCTCCCTTACCAAAGCCTCCACCTTCTGA